In Pseudomonas flavescens, the sequence TGGTGTATGGCCTGAAGAACGCCGGGCTGACCGATCTGCTCAGCCGGGTGCTCGATGGCCTCGCCGGGCACGGCCTATGGGGCGCGACACTGGGTACCGGGCTGCTCGCCGCCGGGCTGTCCTCGGTGATGAACAACATGCCCAGCGTGCTGATCGGCGCACTGTCGATTCACGCCAGTGATGCCAGCGGGCTGATCCGTGAGGCGATGATCTACGCCAATATCATCGGCTGCGACCTGGGCCCGAAGATCACCCCCATCGGCAGCCTGGCCACGCTGCTCTGGCTGCACGTCCTGCAAGGCAAGGGCGTGCGCATCACCTGGGGCTACTACTTCAAGGTGGGCCTGGTGCTGACACTGCCAGTGCTACTGATCACCCTGTGCGCCCTCGCCTTGCGATTGAGCCTGTAAGGTCGGCTCAGCTCTTTTTCAGCGAGCGGCCAAGTGCCCTGGCCATGTCCTGATCCACTTGCCTGCGCCACGCGCGATCCTCGTCGCTGTCGGGCTGCAGGCGCCGTTCGATTTCCGCGTTGGCACTGGCCTGGCACTGGCGGAAGCCGTCGTCCCAGCCGGTTGCGTACTGGGTATCCTGAAGATAGACCGGCACGTTCTTGCGAAACGCACCGAGTGCCTTGGCGGCACTGTTACCGCTGACGCAGCCATCCTCGTAGCCGGTGGCGAAGGCCACCGAGTACCCCTGGGCAAGCATGTAGTCCCGGGTGCTCTGGCAGGCACTCAACAGCGGCACGAGCAGCAGCGCCAGGGCCAGCTGGCGCACATCGATCATGGTCATGGCAGGGTCCTCACCCGTTGAAAGCATCCAGCACTTTTTCCTTCAGCACGCAGTAGGCCCAGGGGCTGGTGCTGCAGGCACCGCTGTCCAGGGCCGCGCGAAAGCGCGGCAGATCGACCTGCTGCAAATAATCCTCGGCATCCTCGAAGCGCTCTCTGCCGCCGAAGCCTCCCTCGCGCATCTCGTCGATGGCCTGCTGCCTGCTCCAGCCCTGATAGACGATGCGGTACATGGCCGCGATCATCCCGGTACGGTTCTGCCCATGCTTGCAATGAATCAGCACCGGCCCCCGGGCCTGGGCGAGGCGAATGCTGCGCAGGGCCTGCAACACATCGGCGTCGTCGATACGGTCGGCATGCAGCGGCTGATGGACCTGGCGAATGCCCGCATCGCTCAGCCAGTCGGCATCGCTGCGCTGATAGAAGTTGATCACCGTGGCGATTTTCAATTGCTGCAACTCGCCCTGCTGCGCGGCGCTCGGCAAGGCACTGCGATAGAGATCGGGCTGCATGCGATAGAGGTTGAAGCTCTTGTCCACAGGCGTCGCCCAGAGCGGCTGCGTGGCGCTGGAGTTTTCCGGTCGTAAGGCGCCCCAGGACGAAGCGAATGGCGTACAGACAAGCATTGCGAGCAGGAGCCCGAGAAGGCTGCGCAGTCTCATGGGCGGGCTCCTTCACGTGTGGCCTGCAGTCGAGCTGGCGTCTGTCGGGGAACCGGCATCGGCCGATACAGCAAGGCGCGATAGCCGATCACGGCGATCAGCCAGTCGAAAAGCAGTGTCCACAGGTTGTGAGACAGGAAGTGGGCACCCTGCAGCATCCGCCCGAGCGACAGCACGGTGCCCAGGGCCAGGGCGAAAGCGAGTGCCCATTTAGCCAGGCGTGGGCGACGATCACGCAGGGCGCAAAACAGGGCGAGCAGGGAAAAACCCGCGGAAGCATGCCCGCCCGGCCAGCAACGGCCCGGTTTGTCCGTCGTGGGGCGGGCGCCGATCAGCGGGCTGAAGGTTTCGCGGCCACCGAACTGGGTCAGGCTCCACGGGCACTGCACCGCCGTGAGCGTTTTCAGTGGCGTGACGATGCCGGTCGACAAGCTCAGCGAGAGCACCAGATAACCCAGCTCCCGGCGCCAGGCGCGCAGTTTCACGGGCAGCAGACTCAGCAAGAACGCGGCGATGCACATCACGCCAAGGCCGATGACCAGTATCTTGGCCTGATCGTGAAGGACATCCTCCAGCCAGAAACTGCTGCTGCCGATGAACCCGCTGGCGGGATCGTAGAACAGCCCGGCCAAGGCAAAATCCAGTGGCTGGGGATCGACCACCAACAGCAGTGCCATAAGTGCCAATGGGATACCCAGCCACCGTTTGAAATCGAACCGACGCGACGCGACCGGCTGGGCGTAAGAAACCTGCATGGGAGAGCTCCTCGGAAACGACGGGGTCAGGGGTGGGTGGCAACGGTTTGCGTGGTCCCCGGTTTCCAGCTCAACAGGCCCTCGGTGAAGGCATGGCTGGCTCCCTGGTAGTAGGCGATGTCGCGAGCCACGAGATCGTCATCGGCGCCAGCCAGGCTTTCGTGGCTGATCCCCAGTGCATCGTCATGTCGTCGCATGGCCCGCTTCGGGCTGAGAATGGCGAGGTCGCGGCCATCGAACAGGCCCAGATGCTGGTAGTTGCCGATCAAGGCCCGCCCGGCACCGGCCTGCTCTCGCAAGACGTTGCGGCCGAAGAATGTCGAGGTGTAATCGAAGCCCAGCAACCCCAGCAGCGTGGGCGCGATGTCGATCTGGCTGGTGAGCCGCGACACACGAGCCGGCTCGATGAGACCGGGGGCATAGATGAACAGTGGGATGTGGTAATTGGCGACCGGCAGATCTTCCTTACCCGCGCTGCCCGCCGTGTGGTCGGCAACGAACAGGAATACCGTGTTTGCGAACCAGGGTTTTTCCTTCGCCTCGGCCAGGAACTGGCCAATGGCGTAATCCGTGTATTTCAGGGCGCCCTCACGGCCGCTGCCAGAGGGAATGTCGATGCGCCCTTGCGGATACGTATAGGGGCGATGGTTGGACGTGGTCATCAGTTGCAGGAAGAACGGCTTGCCGGCAGCGTGGTCCTGGTCGGCGACACGCAGGGTCTGCTGGTAGAGATCCTCGTCACTCATGCCCCAGGCATTCTGGAACGACATGTCCGCCTCGGCCACGCTGCTCTGATCGATGACCCGGTAGCCATTGCCGCTGAAAAACGCGTTCATGTTGTCGAAGTAGCCACGCCCCCCGTAGACGAAAACGCTGTCATAACCCTTGTCCCTGAACTGCTGACCGAGGCTGGCATAGCCCGACTCCCGGCCGATCCGTTTGACGATCGAACGCCCCGGCGTGGGGGGTACGGAAAGCGTGATCGCTTCCAGCCCGCGATCGGTTCGCGTGCCGGTTGCATAGAGGTTGTCGAAGAACAGGCTGCGATCGCGCAATGCATCGAGATTCGGCGTGAGGCCACGGCTGTCGCCGAAGCTGCCCAGGTAGCGGGCGCTCAGACTCTCGACGGTGACCAGCACGACATTGTGTCGCTGCTCAGGCCCCGGATTGTCGATGACGCGCCGGATATCCTCGGGGTCGTTGGTGACGAAACGAGCGTTGCCCTCCACCACTTCCCGGCGTAACAGAGAGCCCGTGCGCTGATCCGGCAAGGTGGCGTAGAACTGCAGGTAATCGAGTTCGTTGTTGCGAAAGGCAGCGAAGAACTGGAAGGGGCCGTTACTGGCCAGTTCGTTCTGGTAGGCATTGCCACCCAGGCCACGGGGGAAGTTCTGGTTTATCGCCAGGGTGCCCAGCAACGCGCAGGCAAGCACCACGGCCCAGGCCCCCAAGGCGGTCTTTCGGGGCATCGGTACAGCGGATACGGCAGCGCTGACGATCCGCCTCAAGGCGATGGTCAGGATCAGGGCAATCAATGCCAACGCGGCGATCAGCGGGTATACCGGATAGGACTCGAGAATGTTGTTGATCACCTCCTCCGAATAGACGAGATAGTCCACTGCGATGAAGTTGAAGCGCACCCCGAACTCGTCCCAGAACAGCCATTCCGCCGTTGCCGTGAAAAGCATGGCGAACAGGCTGATACCCAACAGGACGTGAAGGAACGCGGCGTGAGCGCGATGCCGCCAGAGGCGCTGCGGGCACAGCAGCAGATAGAGCGCCAGCGGCAGGGCCGCATAAAGCAGGAAGGCCGTGTCAT encodes:
- a CDS encoding dual specificity protein phosphatase family protein, yielding MRLRSLLGLLLAMLVCTPFASSWGALRPENSSATQPLWATPVDKSFNLYRMQPDLYRSALPSAAQQGELQQLKIATVINFYQRSDADWLSDAGIRQVHQPLHADRIDDADVLQALRSIRLAQARGPVLIHCKHGQNRTGMIAAMYRIVYQGWSRQQAIDEMREGGFGGRERFEDAEDYLQQVDLPRFRAALDSGACSTSPWAYCVLKEKVLDAFNG
- a CDS encoding phosphatase PAP2 family protein, with the translated sequence MQVSYAQPVASRRFDFKRWLGIPLALMALLLVVDPQPLDFALAGLFYDPASGFIGSSSFWLEDVLHDQAKILVIGLGVMCIAAFLLSLLPVKLRAWRRELGYLVLSLSLSTGIVTPLKTLTAVQCPWSLTQFGGRETFSPLIGARPTTDKPGRCWPGGHASAGFSLLALFCALRDRRPRLAKWALAFALALGTVLSLGRMLQGAHFLSHNLWTLLFDWLIAVIGYRALLYRPMPVPRQTPARLQATREGARP
- a CDS encoding LTA synthase family protein, producing MPQLRYAQLRYLSIILLAWMVTFLLTRSALLIGYWGEAGASSAEILRIYAVGLVYDTAFLLYAALPLALYLLLCPQRLWRHRAHAAFLHVLLGISLFAMLFTATAEWLFWDEFGVRFNFIAVDYLVYSEEVINNILESYPVYPLIAALALIALILTIALRRIVSAAVSAVPMPRKTALGAWAVVLACALLGTLAINQNFPRGLGGNAYQNELASNGPFQFFAAFRNNELDYLQFYATLPDQRTGSLLRREVVEGNARFVTNDPEDIRRVIDNPGPEQRHNVVLVTVESLSARYLGSFGDSRGLTPNLDALRDRSLFFDNLYATGTRTDRGLEAITLSVPPTPGRSIVKRIGRESGYASLGQQFRDKGYDSVFVYGGRGYFDNMNAFFSGNGYRVIDQSSVAEADMSFQNAWGMSDEDLYQQTLRVADQDHAAGKPFFLQLMTTSNHRPYTYPQGRIDIPSGSGREGALKYTDYAIGQFLAEAKEKPWFANTVFLFVADHTAGSAGKEDLPVANYHIPLFIYAPGLIEPARVSRLTSQIDIAPTLLGLLGFDYTSTFFGRNVLREQAGAGRALIGNYQHLGLFDGRDLAILSPKRAMRRHDDALGISHESLAGADDDLVARDIAYYQGASHAFTEGLLSWKPGTTQTVATHP